A portion of the Suricata suricatta isolate VVHF042 chromosome 11, meerkat_22Aug2017_6uvM2_HiC, whole genome shotgun sequence genome contains these proteins:
- the LRRC55 gene encoding leucine-rich repeat-containing protein 55 produces the protein MDTAPAPVGSLQPCSCQLPKMGDTWSQLPWPGPPHPAVLLVSLLLASGVMRSDAGTSCPVLCTCHNQVVDCSSQRLFSVPPDLPMDTRNLSLAHNRITAVPPGYLTCYMELRVLDLRNNSLVELPPGLFLHAKRLAHLDLSYNNLSHVPADMFQEAHGLVHIDLSHNPWLRRVHPQAFQGLVHLRDLDLSYGGLAFLSLEALEGLPGLVTLQIGGNPWVCGCTMEPLLKWLRNRIQRCTADSQLAECRGPPEVEGAPLFSLTEESFKACHLTLTLDDYLFIAFVGFVVSIASVVTNFLLGITANCCHRWSKASEEEEI, from the exons ATGGAcacagccccagccccagtgGGCTCCCTTCAGCCCTGCAGTTGTCAGCTGCCCAAGATGGGTGACACCTGGTCCCAgctgccctggcctggcccccCCCACCCAGCTGTGCTGCTGGTCTCCCTCCTCTTGGCATCTGGAGTGATGCGCTCGGATGCCGGCACTAGCTGCCCAGTCCTCTGTACGTGCCATAACCAGGTGGTGGATTGCAGCAGCCAACGGCTGTTCTCCGTGCCCCCAGACCTGCCGATGGACACTCGCAACCTCAGCCTGGCCCACAACCGCATCACGGCCGTGCCCCCGGGCTACCTCACATGCTACATGGAGCTCCGGGTGTTGGATCTGCGTAACAACTCCTTGGTGGAGCTGCCCCCGGGCCTCTTCCTCCACGCCAAGCGCTTGGCACACCTGGATCTGAGCTACAACAACCTCAGCCATGTGCCTGCCGACATGTTCCAAGAAGCCCACGGCCTGGTACACATCGACCTGAGCCACAACCCGTGGCTGCGCAGGGTGCACCCCCAGGCCTTCCAGGGCCTGGTACACCTCCGAGACCTGGACCTCAGCTACGGGGGCCTGGCCTTCCTCAGCCTCGAGGCCCTCGAGGGCCTGCCGGGGCTGGTGACCCTGCAGATTGGCGGCAACCCCTGGGTGTGCGGCTGCACCATGGAGCCCCTGCTGAAGTGGTTGCGGAACCGGATCCAGCGCTGTACTGCAG ATTCTCAACTGGCTGAGTGTCGAGGGCCTCCTGAAGTCGAGGGTGCCCCACTCTTCTCCCTCACTGAGGAGAGCTTCAAGGCCTGCcacctgaccctgaccctggacGATTACCTCTTTATCGCATTTGTGGGCTTCGTGGTCTCCATTGCCTCCGTGGTCACCAACTTCCTTCTGGGCATCACAGCCAACTGCTGCCACCGTTGGAGCAAAGCCAGTGAAGAGGAAGAGATTTGA